One genomic segment of Nocardia spumae includes these proteins:
- a CDS encoding acyl-CoA dehydrogenase family protein, translated as MGTEISTADHLRAALDGPWRDVREQARRQLLDDRLFGDPYLDYRQARARVLEQMRLVAEFGYAEKGFSLEHGGSADPGGAVTGLEMLAYTDLSLWVKAGVQWGLFGGAVENLGTERHADVVKRLLSLDLLGCFAMTESGHGSDVANLETTATYDPGTGEFVVHSPTASARKDYIGGAAEHARMAAVFAQLITGGESKGVHCFLVPIRDERGADLPGVTTSDCGLKGGLPGVDNGRIQFDQVRIPRENLLNRYADVEPDGTYSSEIENPSRRFFTTLGTLVRGRVSVGGAAAAGARVALSIALRYADKRRQFSDPDDGGETLLLDYRSHQRRLLPHVARAFALSFAQNDLVRRMHLVQTGQNLDPEAQRALEKRAAGLKVAQTRHATRSIQECREACGGAGYLTENRLVTLKADTDVFTTFEGDNVVLTQLVAKELLTSYSDEVRDLDALGWVRFAATMARDVVRETSGVRQLIQRLRDRSDDGVDDGDLSRRSVQLQLFADREDYLTRTAAHRLRARAEETGPFEAFNNAQDHILAAGEAHIDRLVLEAFIEGIADIEDPDARALADTVCDLFVYSAIEQNQAWYIMHRFMSVDRAKAVRRGVNELVDRLRPESGVLVEALGVPEAMLRAAMLDDASVHQGD; from the coding sequence ATGGGCACCGAGATTTCGACAGCCGACCATCTGCGGGCGGCACTGGACGGACCGTGGCGTGACGTGCGGGAACAGGCGAGGCGGCAACTGCTCGACGACCGGCTGTTCGGCGACCCCTACCTCGACTACCGACAGGCGCGGGCGCGGGTCCTGGAGCAGATGCGGTTGGTTGCCGAGTTCGGTTATGCGGAAAAAGGTTTCAGCCTCGAACACGGTGGCAGCGCCGATCCCGGCGGGGCCGTCACCGGTCTGGAGATGCTCGCCTACACCGATCTGTCGCTGTGGGTGAAGGCCGGTGTGCAGTGGGGGTTGTTCGGTGGCGCGGTCGAGAATCTCGGCACCGAACGTCATGCCGATGTGGTCAAGCGGCTGCTGTCGCTGGATCTGCTGGGCTGTTTCGCGATGACCGAATCCGGGCACGGCAGCGATGTCGCCAATCTGGAGACCACCGCCACCTACGATCCGGGCACCGGCGAATTCGTCGTGCACAGTCCCACCGCCTCGGCCCGCAAGGACTACATCGGCGGCGCCGCCGAGCACGCCCGGATGGCGGCGGTGTTCGCGCAGCTGATCACCGGCGGCGAAAGCAAGGGCGTGCACTGCTTTCTCGTCCCCATCCGCGATGAGCGCGGCGCCGATCTGCCCGGCGTGACCACCTCTGACTGCGGTCTCAAGGGCGGTCTGCCCGGTGTGGACAACGGCCGCATCCAGTTCGATCAGGTCCGCATCCCGCGCGAGAACCTGCTCAATCGCTACGCCGATGTCGAGCCCGACGGCACCTACAGCTCCGAGATCGAGAATCCGAGCCGGCGATTCTTCACCACCCTGGGCACCCTGGTGCGCGGCCGGGTCAGCGTGGGCGGCGCCGCGGCGGCGGGGGCGCGGGTCGCACTGAGTATCGCACTGCGCTACGCCGACAAGCGGCGCCAGTTCTCCGATCCCGACGACGGTGGCGAAACCCTGCTGCTGGACTATCGCAGCCATCAGCGCCGCCTGCTGCCGCATGTGGCGCGGGCGTTCGCGCTGTCGTTCGCCCAGAACGACCTGGTGCGCCGGATGCATCTGGTGCAGACCGGCCAGAACCTCGACCCCGAGGCTCAGCGCGCACTGGAGAAGCGCGCCGCCGGACTCAAGGTCGCCCAGACCCGCCACGCCACCCGATCCATTCAGGAATGCCGGGAAGCCTGCGGCGGCGCGGGCTACCTCACCGAGAACCGGCTGGTGACGCTGAAGGCCGACACCGATGTGTTCACCACCTTCGAAGGTGACAACGTGGTGCTCACCCAGTTGGTCGCCAAGGAACTGCTCACGTCCTACTCCGACGAGGTGCGCGATCTGGACGCCCTCGGCTGGGTGCGCTTCGCGGCGACCATGGCGCGTGACGTGGTGCGCGAGACCTCCGGCGTGCGCCAGCTCATCCAGCGGCTGCGCGATCGCTCCGACGACGGCGTCGACGACGGCGATCTGTCGCGGCGTTCGGTGCAGCTGCAGCTGTTCGCCGACCGCGAGGACTATCTGACCCGGACCGCGGCTCATCGATTGCGCGCGCGGGCGGAGGAGACCGGCCCGTTCGAGGCGTTCAACAACGCGCAGGACCACATCCTCGCGGCCGGGGAAGCACATATCGACCGGCTGGTGCTGGAGGCGTTCATCGAGGGAATCGCCGATATCGAGGATCCCGATGCCCGGGCGCTGGCCGATACCGTCTGCGATCTGTTCGTCTACTCCGCCATCGAACAGAATCAGGCCTGGTACATCATGCACCGGTTCATGTCGGTGGATCGGGCCAAGGCGGTGCGCCGCGGGGTCAACGAACTCGTGGACCGGTTGCGGCCGGAGTCGGGTGTGCTGGTCGAGGCGCTCGGCGTCCCCGAGGCGATGCTGCGTGCGGCGATGCTCGACGATGCGAGCGTGCACCAGGGCGACTGA
- the gcvH gene encoding glycine cleavage system protein GcvH, with protein MTDLPEDLRYTAEHEWVRRVAPTRVRVGITDYAQSQLGDVVFVQLPAVDTAVASGEAIAEVESTKSVSEIYAPLQAKVVAVNEELDAAPEQLNTDAYGAGWMFELELDDAAALDSALGGLLDAAGYQGVIEG; from the coding sequence GTGACCGACCTACCCGAGGATCTTCGCTATACCGCCGAACACGAGTGGGTACGCCGCGTCGCGCCGACCCGGGTGCGGGTCGGGATCACCGATTACGCCCAGTCGCAACTCGGTGATGTGGTGTTCGTGCAGCTGCCGGCGGTCGATACCGCGGTGGCGTCCGGTGAGGCCATCGCCGAGGTCGAGTCGACCAAGAGCGTGTCCGAGATCTACGCACCGCTGCAGGCGAAAGTCGTTGCGGTGAACGAGGAATTGGACGCCGCACCGGAGCAGCTCAACACCGACGCCTACGGCGCGGGGTGGATGTTCGAGCTCGAGCTCGACGACGCCGCGGCACTGGATTCCGCGTTGGGTGGCCTGCTCGATGCTGCGGGTTACCAAGGAGTTATCGAGGGCTGA
- a CDS encoding phosphatase PAP2 family protein, whose amino-acid sequence MHAPPPITWYRPQPVRTAVVVLIGLLITVTVPLTFPPDRGPTGFDRAVGDRVHAGLDGHPGIYHALVIPSDAYIVLPLLLIGILWCAWRRDWWAAGFLLVAPELVVAINTWALKSLWDRHLQHYLAYPSGHTVQFVAIATGSALVAATARVRIVVVAVAVVALFAVAVGMIGLGYHYPTDIVGGAALAVAAVTACWAAVASVRIRYAEHPRAAVTAGQTAGSARAVGQDQ is encoded by the coding sequence GTGCATGCTCCGCCTCCGATCACCTGGTATCGACCGCAGCCCGTCCGCACCGCCGTCGTCGTCCTGATCGGGCTGCTGATCACGGTTACCGTTCCCCTGACCTTCCCCCCGGACAGGGGGCCGACCGGTTTCGATCGTGCGGTCGGTGACCGGGTCCACGCCGGTCTGGACGGCCATCCGGGGATCTATCACGCCCTGGTGATCCCCAGCGACGCCTATATCGTGTTGCCGCTGTTGCTGATCGGCATCCTCTGGTGTGCCTGGCGGCGGGACTGGTGGGCAGCGGGATTCCTGCTGGTGGCACCGGAATTGGTGGTGGCGATCAATACCTGGGCACTGAAATCGCTGTGGGACAGGCACTTACAGCACTACCTGGCCTACCCGAGCGGGCACACCGTCCAATTCGTCGCCATCGCCACCGGTTCGGCGCTCGTCGCGGCCACCGCACGGGTCCGGATCGTGGTCGTGGCGGTCGCGGTGGTGGCGCTGTTCGCGGTGGCGGTGGGCATGATCGGGCTCGGCTACCACTATCCGACCGATATCGTCGGCGGCGCCGCCCTCGCCGTCGCGGCCGTCACGGCATGCTGGGCGGCGGTGGCGTCGGTGCGGATCCGCTACGCCGAGCACCCGCGTGCCGCGGTCACAGCGGGGCAGACGGCCGGATCAGCCCGGGCCGTAGGTCAGGATCAGTGA
- a CDS encoding cytochrome P450, which translates to MSAPSLPSISHEFDFTDPDLLANRLPVAEWAELRRTAPVWWVDQPKGVSGFDDGGYWVVSRLDDIKEISKNSEVFSTQENTAVIRFNGEITREEIEIQRAMLVNTDPPAHDKLRRIISRGFTPRAVESLRVALRERAERIVHEAKKTGGGDFVQQVACELPLQAIAELLGVPQSDRGQLFEWSNQMMGYDDPEFADSYKMANAQVMGYAWNLAEEKRKCPADDIVSQLLNADIDGEALGSEEFAWFVILLAVAGNETTRNATTHGMKAFVDNPQQWELYRAERPRTAPDEIVRWATPVIAFQRTALSDTEIGGQAIKKGQRVGLFYSSANFDEERFDKPFEFDIMRNPNPHVGFGGTGTHYCVGANLARLQLDLIFNAIADVMPNLRQISEPVRLRSGWLNGIKSWQVAYE; encoded by the coding sequence GTGTCCGCGCCGTCTCTGCCGTCCATCAGCCACGAATTCGACTTCACCGATCCCGATCTGCTGGCCAACCGCCTGCCCGTGGCCGAATGGGCCGAACTGCGCCGCACCGCCCCGGTGTGGTGGGTCGATCAGCCCAAGGGTGTGAGCGGCTTCGACGACGGCGGTTACTGGGTCGTCAGCCGGCTCGACGACATCAAGGAGATCTCGAAGAACTCCGAGGTCTTCTCCACCCAGGAGAACACCGCGGTCATCCGCTTCAACGGTGAGATCACCCGTGAGGAGATCGAGATCCAGCGCGCCATGCTGGTCAACACCGACCCGCCGGCCCACGACAAGCTGCGCCGCATCATCTCCCGCGGCTTCACCCCGCGCGCGGTCGAGAGCCTGCGGGTGGCGCTGCGCGAGCGCGCCGAGCGGATCGTCCACGAGGCCAAGAAGACCGGCGGCGGCGACTTCGTGCAGCAGGTCGCGTGCGAGCTGCCGCTGCAGGCGATCGCCGAACTTCTCGGTGTGCCGCAGTCCGATCGCGGCCAGCTCTTCGAGTGGTCGAACCAGATGATGGGCTACGACGACCCCGAATTCGCCGACAGCTACAAGATGGCCAACGCTCAGGTCATGGGTTACGCGTGGAATCTCGCCGAAGAGAAGCGCAAGTGCCCGGCCGACGACATCGTCTCGCAGCTGCTCAACGCCGATATCGATGGCGAGGCCCTCGGTTCGGAGGAATTCGCCTGGTTCGTGATCCTGCTGGCGGTCGCCGGTAACGAGACCACCCGTAACGCCACCACCCACGGGATGAAGGCCTTCGTCGACAATCCGCAACAGTGGGAGCTCTACCGGGCCGAGCGCCCGCGCACCGCGCCCGACGAGATCGTGCGCTGGGCCACCCCTGTCATCGCCTTCCAGCGAACCGCACTGTCCGACACCGAAATCGGTGGCCAGGCGATCAAGAAGGGGCAGCGGGTCGGGCTGTTCTACTCCTCGGCGAACTTCGACGAGGAACGCTTCGACAAGCCGTTCGAATTCGACATCATGCGCAATCCGAATCCGCACGTCGGATTCGGTGGCACCGGCACGCACTACTGTGTCGGCGCGAATCTCGCCCGCCTGCAGCTGGATCTGATCTTCAACGCGATCGCCGACGTGATGCCCAACCTGCGTCAGATCTCCGAACCGGTCCGGCTACGCTCGGGCTGGTTGAACGGAATCAAGAGCTGGCAGGTCGCCTACGAATGA
- a CDS encoding GMC oxidoreductase produces MPDFDYDVVVIGSGFGGSVSALRLTEKGYRVAVLESGRRWPAESIPGTNWNVRKSIWAPRLGLTGPQRISVLGKCAVFSAAGVGGGSLIYGNTLYEPLPNFYTDRQWAHIADWRSELAPYYDQAKRMLGVAPNPRVTPADEVIRSIADDLGVGDTYHPTNVGVFFNEEQPGVEVDDPYFGGAGPRRSGCIHCARCFTGCPHNAKNTTPTNYLYLAEQAGAKVFDLTTATSVRPMTGGGYAIETQRSDRWIRKGRKTFTTQQVVFAAAALGTQKLLHKMRDDKVLPNLSPRLGELTRSNSEAILNVVSRQRRDFAEGIAITSSIHPEPDTHIEVCHYGKGQNALFPMSVPIVDGGAFRFLRFLLAILLHPVVFARSLNARRASEKSVILLVMQSLDNSLTSFRRWGQLKTRQGTGKPNPTWIPMAHEIGRRFGDKVDGDVHGLVMDVFNIPATAHYIGGCVIGEGPESGVVDPYQRVFGHPGLHIADGSAVTANLGVNPSLTITAQAERAMAFWPNNGEPDPRPELGTPYRRIEPVAPHFATVPDTAPGALRLPIAPIDPATADR; encoded by the coding sequence ATGCCCGACTTCGACTACGACGTGGTGGTGATCGGCTCCGGGTTCGGTGGCAGTGTCAGCGCGCTTCGCCTGACCGAGAAGGGCTACCGAGTGGCCGTCCTCGAATCCGGACGCCGCTGGCCCGCCGAATCCATCCCGGGTACCAACTGGAATGTCCGCAAGTCGATCTGGGCGCCCCGGCTGGGACTCACCGGCCCGCAGCGCATCAGTGTGCTCGGCAAGTGCGCGGTCTTCTCGGCCGCGGGCGTGGGTGGCGGATCGCTGATCTACGGCAACACCCTCTACGAACCGCTTCCGAACTTCTATACCGACCGGCAGTGGGCCCATATCGCCGACTGGCGCAGCGAGCTGGCGCCCTACTACGACCAGGCCAAGCGGATGCTGGGCGTGGCGCCGAATCCGCGCGTCACGCCGGCCGACGAGGTGATCCGTTCCATCGCAGACGATCTCGGCGTGGGTGATACCTATCACCCCACCAATGTGGGGGTGTTCTTCAACGAGGAGCAGCCCGGCGTCGAGGTCGACGACCCCTATTTCGGCGGCGCCGGCCCACGCCGCAGCGGCTGCATCCACTGCGCCCGCTGCTTCACCGGCTGCCCGCACAACGCCAAGAACACCACCCCCACCAACTACCTGTACCTCGCCGAACAGGCCGGGGCCAAGGTTTTCGACCTGACCACGGCCACCAGCGTGCGCCCGATGACCGGGGGCGGCTACGCCATCGAGACGCAACGCTCGGATCGCTGGATCCGCAAGGGCCGCAAGACGTTCACCACCCAGCAGGTGGTCTTCGCCGCGGCGGCGCTGGGCACCCAGAAGCTGCTGCACAAGATGCGCGACGACAAGGTGCTGCCGAATCTGTCACCGCGGCTGGGTGAGCTCACCCGCAGCAACTCCGAGGCGATTCTCAACGTCGTCAGCCGCCAGCGGCGCGATTTCGCCGAGGGCATCGCCATCACCTCGTCGATCCATCCCGAACCCGATACCCACATCGAGGTCTGCCACTACGGCAAGGGACAGAACGCGCTGTTCCCGATGTCGGTGCCGATCGTCGACGGCGGCGCCTTCCGGTTCCTGCGATTCCTGCTGGCCATCCTGCTGCATCCGGTGGTCTTCGCGCGCAGCCTCAACGCCCGCCGTGCCTCGGAGAAGTCGGTGATCCTGCTGGTGATGCAGTCACTGGACAATTCGCTGACCTCGTTCCGCCGCTGGGGGCAGCTCAAGACCCGGCAGGGCACCGGCAAACCGAATCCCACCTGGATTCCGATGGCGCACGAGATCGGCCGCCGCTTCGGCGACAAGGTCGACGGCGATGTGCACGGGCTGGTCATGGATGTGTTCAATATCCCCGCGACCGCGCACTACATCGGCGGCTGCGTGATCGGCGAGGGGCCCGAGAGCGGCGTGGTGGATCCGTATCAGCGGGTGTTCGGCCATCCCGGCCTGCACATCGCCGACGGCTCCGCGGTGACCGCGAACCTCGGGGTGAACCCGTCGCTGACCATCACCGCGCAGGCCGAGCGCGCGATGGCGTTCTGGCCCAACAACGGCGAGCCGGATCCCCGGCCTGAACTCGGTACGCCGTACCGCCGGATCGAGCCGGTCGCACCGCATTTCGCGACCGTGCCCGACACCGCACCGGGTGCGCTGCGGCTGCCCATCGCACCGATCGATCCGGCGACCGCCGACCGCTGA
- a CDS encoding threonine/serine ThrE exporter family protein, translating to MGAVTDRLVAQRRATVDAVVEAPAPLRPIDLTDDAAVTEVLDLAERVGEVVLASGTAVTDTSTQVEFIAATYGLAQCDIDVTYNSIRISADRGPSLPPASTMRVVQYRSLDFTRLSAVDRLTRRIRREMVPPQDAHAALDAITGAPHPYNRWIATFGWSLLAASISLLLGGGVLVAAVSFATTLLIDRTNRSLNKRGLPFFFQNMMGGVIATVPAILLQTFAEGLDINPSLIVAAGITVLLSGLQLVGAVEDAITGAPITAAARMLEVLVMTGAIIAGVAVALRGAEAFGAQAPPIDMSPTYDINNLPLKIVAGALAAAAFALACYAERRALTVAAITGAGITVCYLFVQHAGFGPVIAAAVAATVIGLAGGLLARRAVTPPLVVAIAGITPLLPGLKVYRGLFSLLNDDLVAGLNQMFAALVVGCALGGGITLGEWFARWLRRPRILRRVTGVRPDDFD from the coding sequence ATGGGAGCGGTAACCGATCGGCTGGTCGCCCAGCGTCGGGCCACCGTCGACGCCGTGGTCGAGGCGCCCGCACCGCTACGGCCGATCGATCTGACCGACGACGCGGCGGTCACCGAGGTGCTCGACCTGGCCGAGCGCGTCGGGGAGGTGGTGCTCGCCTCGGGCACCGCGGTCACCGATACCAGCACCCAGGTCGAATTCATCGCCGCCACCTACGGTTTGGCGCAATGCGATATCGACGTCACCTACAACTCGATTCGCATCTCCGCCGATCGCGGTCCTTCGCTCCCGCCCGCGAGCACCATGCGGGTGGTGCAGTATCGATCACTGGACTTCACCCGGCTCTCGGCCGTCGATCGCCTCACCCGGCGCATCCGCCGCGAGATGGTGCCGCCGCAGGACGCGCACGCGGCACTCGACGCGATCACCGGCGCACCGCATCCCTACAACCGATGGATCGCGACATTCGGCTGGTCGCTGCTGGCGGCGTCGATCTCGCTGTTGCTCGGCGGCGGGGTCCTGGTGGCGGCCGTGAGTTTCGCCACCACATTGCTCATCGACCGGACCAATCGCTCGCTCAACAAGCGCGGCCTGCCGTTCTTCTTCCAGAATATGATGGGCGGCGTCATCGCCACCGTCCCCGCGATCCTGCTGCAGACCTTCGCCGAGGGGCTGGACATCAATCCCAGCCTGATCGTCGCGGCGGGAATCACCGTGCTGCTCAGTGGTTTACAACTGGTCGGCGCGGTCGAGGACGCGATCACCGGGGCGCCGATCACCGCGGCCGCCCGTATGCTCGAAGTACTCGTCATGACCGGTGCGATCATCGCCGGCGTGGCGGTGGCACTGCGCGGTGCGGAAGCCTTCGGCGCCCAGGCGCCACCGATCGACATGTCGCCGACCTACGACATCAACAATCTGCCGCTGAAGATCGTCGCCGGTGCCCTGGCGGCGGCGGCCTTCGCACTGGCCTGCTACGCCGAACGTCGCGCGCTGACCGTCGCGGCGATCACGGGCGCCGGGATCACCGTGTGCTACCTGTTCGTCCAGCACGCCGGATTCGGCCCGGTGATCGCCGCCGCCGTCGCCGCGACCGTGATCGGCCTCGCCGGTGGTCTGCTGGCTCGTCGTGCGGTGACTCCCCCGCTGGTGGTGGCCATCGCCGGCATCACCCCGCTGCTTCCCGGTCTGAAGGTCTACCGAGGCCTGTTCTCATTGCTCAACGACGACCTGGTGGCCGGCTTGAACCAGATGTTCGCCGCCTTGGTGGTCGGCTGCGCGCTCGGCGGCGGTATCACGCTGGGTGAATGGTTCGCCCGCTGGCTGCGGCGGCCGCGAATCCTGCGGCGGGTCACCGGGGTTCGCCCCGACGACTTCGACTGA
- a CDS encoding TetR/AcrR family transcriptional regulator: MTPARRGRMPAVSDADIRRVARTLLVEQGPEAVTLRAIARDLGITAPALYRYYASRDDLVGALRSDICADLARELAGQVAALPEDGVVQLFAICRGFRQWALAHAHEFTLVFASPAGDSTSAMRQFDEPFGRIFLEAAGRLLTTYDIVTPPTDVIPTALREDLIGFQTELLAVLAESGQKFPAEKLDLGVTYLMIQFWARLYGHVTLEVFGNYPMPVRNPDALFDATLADLARSIGFAA; this comes from the coding sequence ATGACACCCGCACGACGGGGCCGCATGCCCGCGGTGAGCGACGCCGACATTCGTCGGGTGGCTCGCACACTGCTGGTCGAGCAGGGGCCCGAGGCGGTGACGCTGCGCGCGATAGCGCGCGACCTGGGCATCACCGCACCGGCGCTGTATCGGTACTACGCCTCGCGCGACGATCTCGTCGGCGCGCTGCGCAGCGATATCTGCGCCGACCTCGCGCGGGAACTGGCCGGTCAGGTGGCCGCGCTGCCCGAGGACGGCGTTGTGCAGTTGTTCGCCATCTGCCGGGGTTTCCGGCAGTGGGCGCTGGCCCACGCCCACGAATTCACCCTGGTGTTCGCCTCACCCGCCGGTGATTCCACCAGTGCCATGCGGCAATTCGACGAACCGTTCGGCCGCATCTTCCTCGAGGCGGCCGGCCGGCTGCTGACCACCTACGACATCGTCACCCCGCCGACCGACGTGATCCCCACCGCGCTGCGCGAGGATCTGATCGGATTCCAGACCGAACTGCTGGCCGTACTCGCCGAATCGGGCCAGAAGTTCCCGGCCGAGAAACTGGATCTCGGCGTCACCTATCTGATGATCCAGTTCTGGGCCCGGCTCTACGGACATGTCACCCTCGAGGTCTTCGGCAACTACCCGATGCCGGTGCGCAACCCCGACGCTTTGTTCGACGCCACCCTGGCCGATCTGGCTCGTTCCATCGGTTTCGCGGCCTGA
- a CDS encoding CDP-alcohol phosphatidyltransferase family protein codes for MLTVPNALSVVRLIGVPVLLWLLLVEHADGWAFALLIASGITDFLDGKLARLLDQSSRLGALLDPLVDRLYLIATVLAFLVRGILPWPFVAVLIGRDLVLAAVLPIYRRRGLEPPEVIYLGKAATFALMSSAPWLLAGQMDWAAAGFSRAFGWALLWWGAAAYVWTGLLYLWKAFAVARTIPVVPRATS; via the coding sequence ATCCTCACAGTGCCGAACGCGCTGAGCGTGGTGCGGTTGATCGGCGTGCCGGTGCTGTTGTGGCTACTGCTGGTCGAGCACGCCGACGGCTGGGCCTTCGCCCTGCTGATCGCCAGCGGTATCACCGACTTCCTGGACGGCAAGCTCGCGCGGCTGCTCGATCAGTCCTCACGGCTGGGCGCGCTGCTGGACCCCTTGGTGGATCGGCTGTATCTGATCGCCACCGTGCTCGCCTTCCTGGTGCGCGGCATCCTGCCCTGGCCGTTCGTGGCCGTGCTGATCGGCCGGGATCTGGTCCTGGCCGCGGTGTTGCCGATCTACCGGCGCCGTGGTCTGGAACCACCCGAGGTGATCTACCTGGGTAAGGCCGCGACCTTCGCGCTGATGTCGTCGGCGCCCTGGCTGCTGGCCGGGCAGATGGACTGGGCGGCAGCCGGTTTCAGCCGGGCCTTCGGCTGGGCCCTGCTGTGGTGGGGTGCCGCGGCCTACGTGTGGACCGGTCTGCTGTACCTGTGGAAGGCGTTCGCGGTCGCCCGGACCATACCTGTTGTGCCGCGAGCAACTTCGTAG
- a CDS encoding nuclease-related domain-containing protein — MQNAAGSLAERALIDWLRTWKGHHDPQGVAVVNCSLFYADRLHQFDAVIWTPTTCVVVEAEALVERVTGELEVPLNGPWRVGGQVVNFEGGDRGTPLDRSREHTHALQNWLAERGLGQRVVQGVVVVVPPHGAEPRIRQLWNDPGLQVLLGDGPGRLAECLTALTAQGRAQWTVNEIALTFRGLGILPYLPAPQDLVGEGFGGPVDTTLWYGGPQQAQAEAFFEEQAQLEQSYGRAPAITMPWYSPWNLYPKEPERVDPGRAVLRILLAVGMLIGVAWVLWFAISLILTYGPG, encoded by the coding sequence GTGCAGAATGCGGCCGGGTCCCTGGCCGAACGGGCCCTCATCGACTGGCTGCGCACCTGGAAGGGTCACCACGATCCGCAGGGTGTCGCCGTGGTCAACTGCAGCCTGTTCTATGCCGATCGGCTGCATCAGTTCGATGCGGTGATCTGGACCCCGACCACCTGCGTGGTGGTCGAGGCCGAGGCATTGGTCGAGCGGGTCACCGGTGAGCTGGAGGTACCGCTGAACGGCCCCTGGCGCGTCGGCGGCCAGGTGGTGAATTTCGAGGGCGGCGACCGGGGAACCCCGCTCGACCGCTCCCGGGAACACACCCACGCACTGCAGAACTGGCTGGCCGAGCGGGGTCTGGGACAGCGGGTCGTCCAGGGTGTGGTCGTTGTGGTGCCACCGCACGGCGCCGAACCCCGCATCCGCCAGCTGTGGAACGATCCGGGATTGCAGGTGCTGCTCGGTGACGGGCCGGGGCGGCTGGCCGAGTGCCTGACCGCGCTGACCGCGCAGGGCCGCGCGCAATGGACGGTCAACGAGATCGCTCTGACCTTCCGCGGACTGGGCATCCTGCCGTATCTGCCCGCCCCGCAGGACCTCGTCGGCGAGGGCTTCGGCGGTCCGGTGGACACCACGCTGTGGTACGGCGGACCGCAGCAGGCGCAGGCCGAGGCGTTCTTCGAGGAACAGGCACAGCTCGAACAGTCCTACGGGCGAGCACCGGCGATCACCATGCCCTGGTACAGCCCGTGGAATCTCTATCCGAAGGAGCCTGAGCGCGTCGACCCCGGGCGCGCGGTCCTGCGCATCCTGCTGGCGGTGGGCATGCTCATCGGCGTCGCCTGGGTGCTGTGGTTCGCGATCTCACTGATCCTGACCTACGGCCCGGGCTGA